The segment GGAGCACCAAAGCGAGATTTTGCGCCGTGCATAACAGGACCAACATAGTCATTAAGTGCCCAGCCGTGTGCAATAGCAGCAGAAACAAATTCTTTCGCCTCAACAACAGCCTCCATTACTGAAAGACCATTTGCAAGGTTTGCTGTGACAGAAGCGGCAAATGTACAACCAGCACCATGATTATACGTAGAAGCAACTTTTTCAGATTCTAATAAATGGAATTTTTCCCCATCAAAGAAGAGGTCTGTTGCTTTTTCTGTTGCTAATGCTTTTCCACCTTTAATCACAACAGCGTTAGCTCCTAGCTCATGAATTTTACGAGCCGCTGCTTTCATGTCATCAATTGTTTTAGGCGTACCTGTTCCAGCTAATTGCCCAGCCTCAAAAAGGTTAGGCGTTGTCACAGCTGCTAGTGGTAGAAGGTGCTGTATCATTGCATCTGTATTACCGGGGTTTAATACTTCATCATCCCCTT is part of the Lysinibacillus sp. FSL K6-0232 genome and harbors:
- the thiD gene encoding bifunctional hydroxymethylpyrimidine kinase/phosphomethylpyrimidine kinase, yielding MALKKTLTIAGSDTSGGAGMQADLKTFQEHGTYGMVALTVIVTMNPNGWTHNVTPLPTELLQKQIDTALSTGVDAIKTGMLSTEEIIRLAGEAIAKSGTTNVVIDPVMVCKGDDEVLNPGNTDAMIQHLLPLAAVTTPNLFEAGQLAGTGTPKTIDDMKAAARKIHELGANAVVIKGGKALATEKATDLFFDGEKFHLLESEKVASTYNHGAGCTFAASVTANLANGLSVMEAVVEAKEFVSAAIAHGWALNDYVGPVMHGAKSRFGAPQVTITEI